A genomic segment from Castor canadensis chromosome 1, mCasCan1.hap1v2, whole genome shotgun sequence encodes:
- the LOC109694075 gene encoding olfactory receptor 51G2-like, whose amino-acid sequence MAASNSSNTLSSTFYLTGIPGYEEFHHWISIPFCVLYLVGITGNCMILHIVRTDPRLREPMYYFLAMLSLTEMGMSLPTMISLFRVLWSISREIQFSICVVQMFVIHTFSFTESSVLLAMALDRYVTICHPLHYATVLTPKLIAKIGIVALFRSAVLMIPLLARVAFFPFCHSHVLSHSYCLHQDMICLACADIRFNVVYGLVLITLLWGMDSLGILVSYVFILHSVLRIASRQGRLKALNTCASHICAALILYVPMIGLSVVHRFSKHSSPLIHIFMAHIYLLVPPVLNPIIYSVKNKQIYQGILHLISPHKISSTVM is encoded by the coding sequence ATGGCAGCCTCAAACTCCAGCAATACCCTGTCTTCCACATTCTATCTGACAGGTATCCCTGGCTATGAAGAATTTCACCACTGGATTTCCATCCCATTTTGTGTTCTCTACCTTGTTGGAATAACAGGCAATTGTATGATCCTGCACATTGTCCGGACAGATCCTAGGCTCCGTGAGCCCATGTACTACTTTCTGGCCATGCTCTCTCTCACTGAGATGGGTATGTCACTACCCACAATGATATCACTTTTTAGAGTGTTGTGGTCAATTTCCAGGGAGATCCAGTTCAGTATCTGTGTGGTCCAAATGTTTGTGATTCACACTTTCTCCTTCACTGAATCATCAGTGCTCTTGGCCATGGCCCTTGACAGGTATGTGACTATCTGCCACCCTCTGCATTATGCTACCGTTCTCACCCCAAAACTTATTGCCAAGATTGGAATTGTAGCTCTCTTCAGGAGTGCTGTCCTAATGATTCCACTGCTGGCACGTGTAGCCTTTTTTCCCTTCTGCCATTCCCACGTCCTTTCTCACTCCTACTGTCTGCACCAGGACATGATCTGCCTTGCCTGTGCTGACATCAGATTCAATGTCGTATATGGGTTAGTTCTGATTACTTTGCTGTGGGGCATGGACTCTCTGGGCATTTTAGTATCTTATGTTTTCATCCTTCACTCAGTGTTAAGAATTGCATCCCGTCAGGGGAGGCTTAAGGCACTTAACACATGTGCCTCCCACATCTGTGCTGCGCTCATTCTTTATGTGCCTATGATAGGGTTATCTGTTGTCCATCGTTTTAGCAAACACTCCTCTCCTCTCATTCACATCTTCATGGCTCATATCTACTTATTGGTTCCACCAGTGCTCAACCCAATCATCTACAGTGTGAAGAACAAGCAGATCTACCAAGGAATCCTCCATCTGATTTCCCCTCACAAAATCAGTTCCACTGTGATGTAG